Proteins found in one Lycium ferocissimum isolate CSIRO_LF1 chromosome 6, AGI_CSIRO_Lferr_CH_V1, whole genome shotgun sequence genomic segment:
- the LOC132060455 gene encoding uncharacterized protein LOC132060455 has product MANGFFPNKEVLYKQTPDLGLLRCVDAGEATKLLEKKCHQCQIHSDLIKVAPIELNAMSLPWPLVAWVEATLHKLVTKKVVADFVQNNIICRFGIPESIITDNRGNLNNHLIKDICEQFKISHQNSTSYRSEMNGAVEAANKNIKRILNKMTDNYKGWQEQLPYALLGYRTIARTSTGETPYLLVYGTEAVIPAEVEIPFLRIIQEAELDNAEWVRARYEQLALIDEKRMVVVFHGQLYRQRMARAFNK; this is encoded by the exons ATGGCCAATGGTTTCTTCCCGAACAAAGAGGTGTTGTACAAACAAACACCAGATTTGGGATTACTCCGATGCGTAGACGCCGGCGAAGCCACCAAACTTCTGGAAAAG AAATGCCATCAGTGTCAAATCCACAGTGATTTAATCAAAGTCGCACCAATTGAGCTCAATGCTATGAGCTTACCGTGGCCCCTCGTTGCTTGG GTGGAAGCAACGTTACACAAGTTAGTGACAAAGAAAGTAGTGGCCGACTTTGTGCAGAACAATATCATATGTCGATTCGGTATACCTGAGTCCATCATAACTGACAATAGAGGAAATTTGAACAACCACTTGATAAAGGATATCTGTGAGCAATTCAAGATCTCCCACCAAAATTCAACATCTTATCGGTCAGAGATGAATGGAGCTGTAGAAgcagccaacaagaatatcaagaggatattgaACAAAATGACAGATAACTACAAAGGATGGCAAGAGCAGTTGCCATATGCCTTACTGGGATACCGTACCATAGCAAGAACTTCAACAGGGGAAACACCCTATTTATTGGTCTACGGTACTGAAGCGGTCATACCTGCCGAAGTCGAGATACCTTTTTTAAGGATCATCCAAGAAGCAGAATTGGACAATGCGGAATGGGTCCGAGCCCGATATGAGCAGCTCGCTTTAATTGATGAAAAGAGGATGGTTGTCGTATTCCATGGTCAACTATACCGACAAAGGATGGCGAGAGCCTTCAACAAATGA